The window GTGTCCCTTTATTCCACCCAACCGACGGTCAGCGTCATGGATCGCATGCTTCACAACAGCGTCTCCGTCATGGGCACGCTGGCCAAGGAACGGGGCATCGCGGAATATCCACTCTACCAGCATGAAGACGTGGGCTATGCCGTCAAGCGGATGTGCGGCATGCCGCTCGACGCGGAATTCGCGCTGGACGAGCGCGGCGACATTACCGCGGAGTTTTTGCACGCCGGGCATGTGCTGGGCAGCGCGAGCGTGTTGATTCGCACGCCGGAACATAATGTGCTCTACACGGGCGACATCTGCGTTGCCGATCAAGAATTGATGGCGGGCATGGAGCCAGTGGACGGCAATCTGGCCGTTGACACGCTTATCATCGAGTCCACGTACGGGGCGAATCATCTGGCCGACAAAACCTCGGTCGAGGAACAGACGGAACGATTCGCGGGATCCATCCGGCATGTGCTCGATCGCGGCGGTTGTGTGTTGGTGCCGTGTTTCGCGCTTGGGCGCACCCAAGAAATGCTGAATATCATCGCGCGCCTTCAGGAGAGCGGCGACATTCCGGACGTGCCCGTGCTGGCTTCCGGTCTGGGCCGGGCCTTGTACGAAGTCTACAACCGGTTCACCGATCACCTGCATCCCGACGCCAATCTGCGCCCGTTGAGCCGCTTTGGCCGCGTGGGCGACGTGTGGGATCGCGGCGTCGTGTTGAATCTCCTGAACAAGCCCTGCATCATCGTGGCCACGTCCGGCATGATGATTGAAAACACGCCGTCGGCCCTGCTCGCCGAGGAGATGGTCCGCAGCCACCGGCACGGCATCTTCTTTGTCGGCTATCTCGACCCGGACACACTGGGCTACAAACTGCTGCACGAGGAACCGGGCGCGACGTTCGCCTTCGGGCTGGCCCGTCCAAAGGTCAAGGTCGTGCTGGAGGACATAGACTGGTTCCATTTCAGCGCGCATGCCCCCCGGCAGGTGCTCCGCGACGTAATCGCGCGGATTCGGCCCAAGAACATTATTTTTGTCCACGGCGATCCCGACGCCATAGACTGGATGCACGGGCAGATTGGATCCGAATCGCGAACCTATTCCGCCGCGATAGGCCAGACCGTCACGTGTGAGGCGTAAGCGATGGCGCGCCGCCGGTTCGCCAAGGCCGTTATTGGGCGCGTTTCGGTGGCCTTTGCCCGGGTGTTGGCCATGCTTTCCATCGGAGCCAGCCGCCGAATCGCGCGTGCGTTGACACCTGTTCTCTACCATCTTCTCCCGCGCGTGCGGAACACGGGCATGGCCAACCTCGACCTCGCGTACGGCGACACGCTGTCCGACGGGGAAAAACGGCGCATTCTGCGGGGATCGATCGAAAACATGCTGATTGTGGCGTTCGAACTCTTCCAGATTCCCAAGCTCGAGGGTGCCTTCCTTGAACGGAATATTCGCGTAAAAGGCACGGAATTTATCCCGGGCGAATCCGGCTGCGTCGCGATTGGCGCGCATCACGGAAACTGGGAGTGGAGCGCGACGGCCATGGCCCGGCGCGGCTACAAGGCCTGTGAGATTGTGCGCGAATTCGACGATCCGCATCTCAACGCCTTCATAGATGGGACGCGGCGATCAGGGGGGGTGATTACCATTCCCAAGGACAGGGCGGCCCGGGAAATGATGGAAAGACTGGCCAACGGATATATGGTGGGCATTTTGGCCGATCAGAATCCGCGCGAGAACGCCGTGCCGGTCACGTTTTTCGGCCATCCGTGCTGGGCCACCATCGGCCCGGCCCTCGCGGCGGCGCGCGCGCGTGTGCCCATTATCCCCTTTTCGATTACACGCGATCCGGACGACGGGTATACGCTCGAATTTTTTCCTCCCATCGAAATGGTGAACACCGGCCGCACGCGCGAGGATCTGGTCGTGAACACACAACGCTGCCAGGACGCGCTCGAGGCCATTGTCCGCCGGGCGCCGGAACAATGGCTCTG is drawn from Candidatus Hydrogenedentota bacterium and contains these coding sequences:
- a CDS encoding MBL fold metallo-hydrolase: MKSYRTLAFTPCGGGREIGANSYLLQLNGFHVLLDCGVHPKKEGLESLPDFSILRRAPDAAIVSHGHVDHCGAIPELLKQFPGVSLYSTQPTVSVMDRMLHNSVSVMGTLAKERGIAEYPLYQHEDVGYAVKRMCGMPLDAEFALDERGDITAEFLHAGHVLGSASVLIRTPEHNVLYTGDICVADQELMAGMEPVDGNLAVDTLIIESTYGANHLADKTSVEEQTERFAGSIRHVLDRGGCVLVPCFALGRTQEMLNIIARLQESGDIPDVPVLASGLGRALYEVYNRFTDHLHPDANLRPLSRFGRVGDVWDRGVVLNLLNKPCIIVATSGMMIENTPSALLAEEMVRSHRHGIFFVGYLDPDTLGYKLLHEEPGATFAFGLARPKVKVVLEDIDWFHFSAHAPRQVLRDVIARIRPKNIIFVHGDPDAIDWMHGQIGSESRTYSAAIGQTVTCEA
- a CDS encoding lysophospholipid acyltransferase family protein, whose translation is MARRRFAKAVIGRVSVAFARVLAMLSIGASRRIARALTPVLYHLLPRVRNTGMANLDLAYGDTLSDGEKRRILRGSIENMLIVAFELFQIPKLEGAFLERNIRVKGTEFIPGESGCVAIGAHHGNWEWSATAMARRGYKACEIVREFDDPHLNAFIDGTRRSGGVITIPKDRAAREMMERLANGYMVGILADQNPRENAVPVTFFGHPCWATIGPALAAARARVPIIPFSITRDPDDGYTLEFFPPIEMVNTGRTREDLVVNTQRCQDALEAIVRRAPEQWLWLHRRWKERPHLEAEWKRRTGENR